The following proteins are co-located in the uncultured Draconibacterium sp. genome:
- a CDS encoding TonB-dependent receptor has product MKKFNVLLLLQLMAVVAFGQINLTGVVKGEGEPLAGASVVIDKTFYGVSAAGDGSFEFKNLKKGDYKLKVSFIGFETKIVEVSLNSDKEILVELQSDVVLTDEVLVSATRAKDKTPMAYTNISGDEIAQRNMGQDIPYLLQLSPSFVTTSDAGAGVGYTNFRIRGTDLNRINVSVNGIPINDAESHGTWFVDQPDMASSLKNVQIQRGVGTSTNGAAAFGASINLQTNSLHKDAYGEFKTAAGTFSTFKNTLSAGTGLINDHFTVDVRLSKVTSDGYVDRASSDLKSFFVSGAYYAGNTVLKLNVFSGFEETYQSWYGVPTVRLNNDTEGMQRYADHWLMTQEEVDHMMASDNRTYNYYTYANQVDHYQQDHYQLHFSHKFNSYLNLNASAHYTYGRGYYENYKADEDLGDYLIDPIEIGGETIETSDLINRKWLDNDFYGITYSLNYAKNKSDFTFGGGYSIYDGKHFGNVIWAQYLGEADYNHEWYRSTGLKKDFNIYAKYNFEVANRLNLFADLQYRGINYEIEGIDDDLRDVSQKHDFHFFNPKLGIFYQAADNQELYLSFAVANREPNRTAYVDYPAGQEPPVHETLRDWEMGYNFASSVFSFNANYYYMSYKDQLVLTGQINDVGAPIMVNVDKSYRTGVELQFGVQIAKNFQWNGNTTLSLNKIKNFTEYVDNWDTWGQEAYDLGTTDLAFSPNVIANSQFVYSPDEHFSIALSSSYVGKQYIDNTSNNDQVLDAYFVTNLKADYSFTTKLFEEITLHFMANNLINHTYESNAWVYSYILGGERYKMDGYYPQAGTHFMFGMDFKF; this is encoded by the coding sequence ATGAAAAAATTTAATGTATTACTGCTGTTGCAATTAATGGCGGTTGTTGCTTTCGGGCAGATTAATTTAACCGGAGTTGTTAAAGGTGAAGGAGAACCACTGGCAGGAGCCAGCGTGGTTATCGACAAAACATTTTATGGTGTATCGGCTGCCGGCGATGGTAGTTTCGAATTTAAAAACCTAAAAAAAGGCGATTACAAATTAAAGGTGTCGTTTATCGGTTTCGAAACCAAAATTGTTGAGGTGAGTTTAAACTCCGACAAAGAGATTCTTGTGGAACTTCAGTCGGATGTTGTTCTTACCGATGAAGTGTTAGTGTCGGCAACACGTGCCAAAGACAAAACACCGATGGCATACACCAACATTTCGGGTGATGAAATTGCGCAACGTAATATGGGACAGGACATTCCCTATTTGTTGCAACTGTCGCCTTCGTTTGTTACAACCTCGGATGCAGGTGCCGGAGTTGGCTACACAAATTTCCGTATCCGTGGAACCGACCTCAACCGTATTAATGTGAGTGTAAACGGAATTCCGATCAATGATGCCGAATCGCATGGTACCTGGTTTGTTGATCAGCCGGACATGGCTTCGTCGTTAAAAAATGTTCAGATTCAACGAGGGGTTGGAACCTCAACCAACGGAGCGGCCGCATTTGGAGCCAGCATTAACCTGCAAACCAACTCGCTGCACAAAGATGCTTACGGCGAGTTTAAAACCGCAGCCGGAACATTCAGCACCTTTAAAAACACATTGTCGGCAGGTACCGGTTTAATCAACGATCACTTTACAGTGGATGTACGTCTGTCGAAAGTAACATCGGATGGTTATGTTGACCGTGCCAGTTCGGATTTGAAGTCGTTTTTTGTATCAGGTGCATATTACGCAGGGAATACCGTACTAAAACTGAACGTATTTTCAGGATTTGAAGAAACGTATCAATCGTGGTACGGAGTTCCAACTGTTCGTTTAAACAACGATACGGAAGGCATGCAACGTTATGCCGACCACTGGCTTATGACACAGGAAGAAGTGGATCATATGATGGCTTCCGACAACCGCACTTACAATTATTACACGTATGCAAATCAGGTGGACCACTATCAGCAAGATCATTACCAATTGCATTTCTCGCACAAATTTAATTCGTATTTAAATTTAAATGCTTCGGCACATTATACCTACGGACGAGGATATTATGAGAACTACAAGGCCGATGAAGATTTGGGAGATTACCTGATTGATCCGATTGAAATTGGTGGCGAAACAATAGAAACCAGCGACCTGATTAACCGCAAATGGCTGGATAACGATTTTTATGGAATTACCTACTCGTTGAATTATGCCAAAAATAAAAGCGACTTTACATTTGGAGGTGGCTATAGTATTTACGATGGCAAGCACTTTGGAAATGTAATTTGGGCACAATACTTGGGCGAAGCGGATTACAATCACGAGTGGTACAGAAGTACAGGATTAAAAAAAGACTTTAATATTTATGCCAAGTATAATTTTGAAGTGGCCAACAGACTAAATCTTTTTGCCGACCTTCAATATCGTGGAATAAATTACGAAATAGAAGGAATTGATGATGATTTACGCGATGTTTCTCAAAAGCACGATTTTCATTTCTTTAATCCGAAACTGGGTATTTTTTACCAGGCAGCCGATAACCAGGAATTGTATTTGTCGTTTGCTGTTGCCAACCGCGAGCCAAACCGAACTGCTTATGTAGACTATCCTGCTGGCCAGGAACCACCGGTACACGAAACACTTCGCGACTGGGAAATGGGCTATAATTTTGCGTCTTCGGTATTTTCGTTCAATGCCAATTATTACTACATGTCGTACAAAGACCAGTTGGTGTTAACCGGTCAAATTAACGATGTTGGTGCACCAATAATGGTGAATGTGGACAAAAGTTACCGCACTGGAGTTGAATTACAGTTTGGCGTTCAAATTGCGAAAAACTTCCAGTGGAACGGAAACACCACACTTAGTTTGAACAAGATTAAAAATTTTACTGAATACGTTGACAACTGGGATACCTGGGGACAGGAAGCGTATGACTTAGGTACAACAGACCTTGCTTTTTCGCCAAACGTAATTGCCAACAGCCAGTTTGTTTATTCTCCCGACGAGCATTTTAGTATTGCCTTAAGTTCGTCGTATGTTGGCAAACAATACATTGACAATACCTCCAACAACGACCAGGTTCTGGATGCCTATTTTGTTACTAATTTAAAAGCGGATTACAGTTTTACCACAAAGTTATTCGAAGAAATTACGCTGCATTTTATGGCCAATAACCTGATCAACCATACCTACGAATCAAATGCCTGGGTGTATTCGTATATTCTGGGTGGCGAACGTTATAAAATGGATGGATACTATCCGCAAGCCGGCACACATTTTATGTTTGGAATGGATTTTAAATTCTAG
- the xseB gene encoding exodeoxyribonuclease VII small subunit: MATKKVSYNEAMAEIEAILEKIENEELDVDELAEKVKRVSVLLKTCKDKLTKTNEQVEQILKEMED, from the coding sequence ATGGCAACTAAAAAAGTTTCATATAACGAAGCAATGGCTGAAATTGAGGCTATTCTTGAAAAAATTGAAAATGAAGAATTAGACGTGGACGAGTTAGCTGAAAAGGTAAAACGAGTTTCTGTTTTGTTAAAAACCTGCAAAGATAAATTGACCAAAACAAATGAGCAGGTTGAACAAATATTAAAGGAAATGGAAGATTAA
- a CDS encoding FecR domain-containing protein yields MKSNKKYTIHNFFSNKNSKDELQHLFRWMNSERGNAELENELENDWDTFEFNDEIEVDSRKIFNNIEKGIRQRKLLARMLTIKKVLPYAAVFILLLGFQFYFNRYKSKPGDYINNYFTSVITEEGQRSKVILPDSSIVWLNSSTTLSYHENDLVKERRVHLSGEAFFQVSKNADKPFFVENEQLIVRVLGTEFDVEAYPETGEINVVLESGSVQLSHTTNESFNYRLKPGEIATFDLTEKKLNIAEIDVSKFSSWKNGVLIFQNDPMKEVIEKLERWYNVEVEIRDEEVYNSIFTGTITNEGYEQIFRLIDFTCPVKCEFINKTKADEKPKIIITKET; encoded by the coding sequence ATGAAATCAAACAAAAAGTATACTATCCACAATTTTTTTAGTAACAAAAATTCAAAAGATGAATTGCAGCACCTATTTCGTTGGATGAACAGCGAACGTGGCAATGCAGAGCTGGAAAACGAGTTGGAGAATGATTGGGACACGTTTGAATTCAACGATGAAATAGAAGTCGACTCCCGCAAAATATTTAATAACATTGAAAAAGGAATCCGCCAGAGAAAGTTGCTTGCACGAATGCTGACCATTAAAAAAGTGCTTCCTTACGCAGCCGTTTTTATTCTACTGCTTGGTTTTCAGTTTTATTTTAACCGGTATAAATCGAAACCCGGTGACTACATAAATAACTACTTTACTTCAGTAATTACAGAAGAAGGACAACGATCAAAAGTAATTTTACCTGATAGTTCTATCGTTTGGTTAAATTCCAGTACAACACTTTCGTACCACGAAAATGATTTAGTGAAAGAGAGAAGGGTTCATTTAAGTGGTGAGGCATTTTTTCAGGTTTCGAAAAACGCAGACAAACCATTTTTTGTGGAAAATGAGCAACTTATTGTAAGAGTATTGGGTACCGAATTTGATGTGGAAGCATACCCCGAAACCGGAGAAATAAATGTTGTACTTGAATCAGGAAGCGTTCAGTTGAGCCATACCACAAACGAATCGTTTAACTACCGGTTAAAACCCGGAGAAATTGCCACGTTTGATCTGACGGAGAAAAAACTGAACATTGCGGAAATTGATGTGTCAAAATTCTCATCGTGGAAAAATGGTGTGCTGATCTTCCAGAACGACCCGATGAAAGAGGTTATTGAAAAACTGGAACGCTGGTACAATGTTGAGGTGGAAATAAGAGACGAAGAAGTTTACAATTCGATATTTACAGGAACAATAACCAACGAAGGCTACGAACAAATATTCAGGTTGATTGACTTTACCTGTCCGGTAAAATGCGAGTTTATAAACAAAACAAAAGCGGACGAAAAACCAAAAATCATTATAACTAAAGAAACATAA
- the xseA gene encoding exodeoxyribonuclease VII large subunit → MVKQYTLSQLNESIKDALLEVFPTTVWVVAEISEMKENRSGHCYLELVEKEGNTIVARSRATIWSYTYRMLKPYFETTTGKPFSDGIKVLVQVSIEYHAAYGLSLNIKDIDPTYTVGDMALQRKEIINRLQTEGVFEMNKELELPLVPQKIAVISSATAAGYQDFITQLESNDRGIKFYTKLFEAYMQGAEAVPSIIHALERIFRYDDFFDAVVIIRGGGATADLSIFDNYDLALNITQFPVPVITGIGHEKDDTIIDLVAHTRLKTPTAVAEFFINGAGRFYEHLLDLEHNVLQLVRETLDDQKDKLERIADGINYSVTDYIREKQKQLSKRGNQLQQNVSEFSFKKQYELNNVKHDFHSALSVWFVEARNDINRQRRIVKRVVGEAVLKEQAALTHLKDLLGSEARKSVFKEKERLRINENTVRLLNPENVLKRGFTLTLKEGKIVKSAKDLNPDEVIETQFADGSVRSRISKNQNNGN, encoded by the coding sequence ATGGTAAAGCAATATACACTTTCTCAACTTAACGAATCGATTAAAGATGCTTTGCTGGAGGTTTTTCCAACAACGGTTTGGGTGGTTGCCGAAATTAGTGAGATGAAGGAAAACAGAAGCGGACACTGTTATCTTGAGCTCGTCGAAAAAGAAGGAAATACAATTGTTGCCCGTTCGAGAGCTACAATTTGGTCGTACACCTATCGCATGTTAAAACCTTATTTTGAAACCACTACGGGCAAACCGTTCTCGGATGGAATTAAAGTGCTGGTGCAGGTTTCCATAGAATACCATGCCGCTTATGGCTTAAGTTTAAACATAAAAGACATTGATCCGACTTACACGGTTGGCGATATGGCATTGCAGCGAAAAGAGATTATTAATCGCCTGCAAACCGAAGGTGTTTTCGAAATGAACAAAGAGCTGGAACTGCCTTTGGTACCACAAAAAATTGCGGTTATTTCGTCGGCAACTGCAGCAGGTTATCAGGATTTTATAACCCAACTGGAATCAAACGATCGTGGCATAAAATTCTACACCAAATTGTTTGAAGCATACATGCAGGGAGCAGAAGCCGTTCCTTCAATAATTCATGCACTTGAGCGGATCTTCCGGTACGACGATTTTTTCGATGCGGTTGTAATTATCCGGGGAGGAGGAGCAACTGCCGATCTAAGCATTTTTGACAATTACGATCTGGCACTAAATATCACCCAATTTCCCGTGCCGGTAATTACCGGAATTGGACACGAAAAAGACGATACAATTATTGATTTGGTGGCGCACACACGATTAAAAACACCAACGGCTGTGGCCGAATTTTTTATAAACGGAGCAGGACGTTTTTACGAACATCTACTCGATCTGGAACACAATGTGCTTCAGTTGGTGCGCGAAACACTTGATGATCAAAAGGATAAGTTGGAGCGAATAGCAGATGGGATAAACTATTCGGTTACGGATTATATCCGCGAAAAACAAAAGCAACTGTCTAAAAGAGGAAATCAGCTGCAGCAAAATGTGAGTGAATTTTCGTTTAAAAAACAATACGAATTAAATAATGTAAAACACGATTTCCATTCGGCGCTGTCGGTTTGGTTTGTTGAAGCACGAAATGATATCAACCGCCAAAGACGAATTGTAAAACGTGTGGTTGGTGAAGCGGTACTAAAAGAACAGGCCGCACTTACTCATTTAAAAGACCTTTTGGGAAGCGAAGCACGAAAGTCGGTTTTTAAAGAAAAGGAACGTCTTCGTATAAATGAAAATACGGTGCGATTATTGAATCCTGAAAATGTGCTAAAACGCGGATTTACCTTAACTTTGAAGGAAGGAAAAATTGTAAAATCGGCAAAAGATCTGAATCCGGATGAAGTGATTGAAACTCAATTTGCGGATGGAAGTGTAAGAAGTAGAATATCAAAAAATCAGAATAATGGCAACTAA
- a CDS encoding PQQ-binding-like beta-propeller repeat protein, whose product MKKTSIFIAVLVSIVFAGNLNAQDWPQYMGPNRNSISPQKNILRAWPEQGPEVLWSVDVGIGYGGPVVKDGKVYLLDRDDKVGDKMRCFDLNTGEELWKFEYDAAGSVMFPGSRSVPIVDKNSVYSVGPYGDLYCLDIKTHEVVWNVNIWTDFGGAPGNDPAAGSGDFSRETGGFPIWAITQNPLIYNDMLIVASQAPEAGVVAYDRLSGAVKWKTPSLGPVGYVSPIIVKIDGNDHLVMMTASSGGRGEDPVPGFVVGLNPLSGEKIWEFDNWLCRIPVPSAVDAGDNKLLITGGYELGALMIQVEKQADGTYSTNELFRTEEFGDQTKTPLLYKGYFYAEYGTNNRRDGLTCMNMDGEIMWKTKREPDFNKGSMIIADGLILATDGAKSLYLIEPDPTTFKPLASAELLTKPEGEEGGGRFGTQNWAPIALADGKLLIRDQSKMLCVKVAE is encoded by the coding sequence ATGAAGAAGACATCAATTTTTATTGCTGTTCTGGTATCTATCGTATTTGCGGGTAATCTTAATGCACAAGATTGGCCACAGTATATGGGACCAAACAGAAACAGTATTTCTCCGCAAAAAAATATTTTACGTGCCTGGCCAGAGCAGGGGCCTGAAGTTTTATGGTCGGTTGACGTTGGCATTGGCTACGGTGGCCCGGTGGTAAAAGATGGAAAGGTATATCTGCTCGACAGAGACGATAAAGTGGGTGATAAAATGCGTTGTTTTGATCTGAATACAGGAGAGGAACTCTGGAAATTTGAATATGACGCAGCTGGATCGGTAATGTTTCCCGGATCGCGCAGTGTACCTATTGTAGATAAAAACTCTGTGTATTCTGTTGGTCCTTATGGAGATTTGTATTGTTTAGACATAAAAACGCATGAAGTGGTGTGGAATGTAAATATCTGGACCGACTTTGGCGGTGCCCCAGGCAATGATCCGGCAGCAGGTAGTGGTGACTTTTCGCGCGAAACCGGAGGATTTCCAATATGGGCCATTACACAAAATCCACTGATTTATAACGATATGCTAATTGTGGCTTCGCAGGCACCCGAAGCAGGTGTGGTAGCTTACGATAGATTAAGCGGCGCAGTAAAATGGAAAACTCCTTCGTTGGGTCCTGTTGGTTATGTAAGTCCGATAATTGTCAAAATTGATGGAAACGATCACCTGGTAATGATGACAGCATCGAGTGGTGGAAGGGGAGAAGATCCGGTTCCGGGATTTGTAGTAGGACTTAACCCGCTGAGTGGTGAAAAAATATGGGAATTTGACAATTGGTTATGTCGTATTCCGGTACCGAGTGCAGTTGATGCCGGCGATAATAAATTATTAATTACCGGAGGATACGAACTGGGGGCTTTGATGATCCAGGTGGAAAAACAAGCTGACGGAACGTACAGTACAAATGAGCTATTCCGAACTGAAGAATTTGGCGATCAAACAAAAACGCCTCTTTTGTACAAGGGGTATTTTTACGCCGAATACGGAACAAATAACCGGAGAGATGGTCTTACCTGTATGAACATGGATGGAGAAATCATGTGGAAAACAAAACGTGAACCTGATTTTAACAAAGGAAGTATGATTATTGCCGATGGTTTGATTTTAGCAACCGATGGAGCTAAATCCTTATATCTGATTGAACCTGATCCAACAACATTTAAACCGTTGGCATCGGCAGAATTATTAACTAAACCGGAAGGTGAAGAAGGAGGCGGACGTTTTGGAACGCAAAACTGGGCTCCCATTGCCCTGGCTGACGGCAAACTGTTAATTCGCGACCAAAGTAAAATGCTTTGTGTAAAAGTGGCAGAATAA
- a CDS encoding RNA polymerase sigma-70 factor — MNKNETDILLVRAFKKGDSKAFEVLFNKYHKKLYAYLFRLLNSKEEAEEIVQETFIKIWEKREEFIEGYSFDAFLFKIAKNSFISLTRKRVNREVFENHPEIYTKADRNNSENYIIYKETKEIIDSIIEGLPPKRKEIFRLRRIENLSRKEIADKLEISIPTVDNQLMKANSYLKDEFKKYSLLLLILFLG, encoded by the coding sequence TTGAACAAGAACGAGACAGACATATTATTGGTTAGGGCATTTAAAAAGGGAGATTCAAAAGCATTTGAAGTGCTTTTTAATAAATACCATAAAAAACTATATGCATATCTGTTTCGGTTATTGAATTCAAAAGAAGAAGCAGAGGAGATCGTACAGGAAACTTTCATAAAAATATGGGAAAAGCGTGAGGAATTTATTGAAGGTTATTCGTTCGATGCCTTTCTGTTTAAAATCGCAAAAAACTCATTCATTTCACTTACACGAAAAAGAGTAAACCGGGAAGTTTTTGAAAACCACCCCGAAATTTATACCAAAGCAGACCGAAACAATTCTGAAAACTATATCATTTATAAAGAAACCAAAGAAATAATCGACTCCATTATTGAAGGTCTGCCTCCTAAACGAAAAGAAATTTTTCGTTTACGAAGAATTGAAAATTTATCACGTAAGGAAATCGCTGATAAACTTGAGATTTCTATTCCAACTGTTGACAATCAACTCATGAAAGCGAATAGCTATTTAAAAGACGAATTTAAAAAATACAGTCTTTTGTTGCTAATCTTATTTCTCGGTTAA
- a CDS encoding HAMP domain-containing sensor histidine kinase — protein MAEFDKEQKIKLEKELIFQQAENARLQLIFKYRLALVSSILLLLSGMLFVYLFLRIRKKNATLHKQHGLINEQKNVIEDNFEKLQINETKLHKLNASKDKLFSIIAHDLRSPFNAILGFSNELIESYDDYDHNQRKEMISVISASSESTLFLLENLLSWARAQSESIQIRKEIHDLKLLIDESIVPYYGSAELKSLLVQNTIPEGINILADKETIKVVISNLFSNAVKFSNKDGEIKISHKRNETTVEICIADSGIGMSPKIIDGLFSIESGTQRKGTSNEKGTGLGLILCQEFMQMNKGKIWAESEVAKGSRFYFTLPLVT, from the coding sequence TTGGCCGAATTTGATAAAGAACAAAAAATTAAGCTCGAAAAAGAACTGATTTTCCAACAGGCAGAAAATGCCCGGTTGCAACTGATATTCAAATACCGGCTGGCTCTTGTTTCCAGTATTCTCTTGTTGCTGTCGGGAATGTTGTTTGTTTATTTATTTCTTCGGATTCGGAAAAAAAATGCTACACTACACAAACAACATGGTTTAATTAACGAGCAGAAAAATGTAATTGAAGACAATTTTGAGAAACTGCAGATAAATGAAACAAAACTGCACAAACTCAATGCCTCAAAAGATAAATTGTTCTCCATTATAGCACATGATTTGCGTAGCCCTTTTAATGCCATTTTGGGATTTAGTAACGAGCTGATTGAGAGCTACGATGACTACGACCATAACCAACGGAAAGAAATGATATCGGTTATTTCGGCCAGTTCGGAATCGACTCTTTTTCTATTGGAAAACCTTCTCAGCTGGGCACGTGCTCAAAGTGAATCCATCCAAATCAGAAAAGAAATTCATGATTTAAAACTACTGATAGACGAAAGTATTGTTCCCTATTATGGAAGTGCCGAATTAAAGAGCCTGCTTGTTCAAAATACAATTCCTGAGGGGATCAATATTCTAGCTGACAAGGAAACCATTAAAGTGGTTATTTCGAATTTATTCAGCAATGCAGTAAAATTCAGCAATAAAGACGGAGAAATAAAAATAAGCCATAAACGAAACGAAACTACAGTTGAGATTTGTATTGCCGATTCCGGAATTGGGATGAGCCCAAAAATAATCGATGGTCTTTTTTCCATTGAATCGGGGACACAAAGAAAAGGGACATCAAACGAAAAAGGCACTGGACTGGGATTAATTCTGTGTCAGGAGTTTATGCAAATGAACAAGGGAAAAATATGGGCAGAAAGTGAAGTGGCGAAAGGTAGTCGTTTTTATTTTACACTACCACTTGTCACCTAA
- the deoC gene encoding deoxyribose-phosphate aldolase: MYTKEQVAKTIDHAVLKPDQTLADLKENAQMCMANKVFSMCVKPCDVAASVSLLKDSDVKVSCVLSFPHGADTTAVKAFQAQQAIADGVDEIDMVMNIGRFLSGEYEYVVNDIKAVVEVAHKNNVLVKVIQESGHLTLEQIAKACELSYEAGADFVKTSTGFGPGGAKPEYIDVMIKTVGDKMQVKPSGGIRDWQTAVAFLEQGADRLGVGSTEAVLNGATAEGDY, encoded by the coding sequence ATGTATACCAAAGAACAAGTAGCAAAAACCATAGACCACGCGGTATTAAAACCCGATCAAACTTTAGCCGATTTAAAGGAAAATGCGCAAATGTGTATGGCCAATAAAGTGTTTAGTATGTGTGTAAAACCATGCGATGTGGCTGCGTCGGTAAGTTTGTTAAAGGACAGCGATGTTAAGGTGTCGTGTGTACTAAGTTTTCCGCACGGAGCCGATACAACTGCGGTTAAGGCATTTCAGGCACAGCAAGCCATTGCCGATGGTGTTGACGAAATTGACATGGTAATGAACATTGGCCGTTTTTTATCGGGCGAATACGAGTATGTAGTAAACGATATTAAAGCAGTTGTTGAGGTGGCTCATAAAAACAATGTTTTGGTGAAAGTGATTCAGGAAAGTGGTCATTTAACACTGGAGCAAATTGCAAAAGCCTGCGAATTGTCGTACGAAGCCGGTGCCGATTTTGTAAAAACATCAACCGGATTCGGACCGGGTGGTGCCAAGCCTGAATACATCGATGTGATGATAAAAACAGTGGGCGATAAAATGCAGGTGAAACCGTCAGGAGGAATTCGTGACTGGCAAACTGCAGTTGCATTTCTTGAACAAGGCGCTGATCGTTTGGGAGTGGGATCAACCGAAGCAGTTTTAAATGGTGCTACAGCCGAAGGAGATTATTAA
- a CDS encoding S8 family serine peptidase: MKYGILFIVFLFFAIIHSQAQNYYWIGFTDKNNSEYSLSAPEDYLSERAIERRTKQNIPIDSLDLPVNQSYIDSVLTLDVTFFHASKWLNGITVVTDSLRLDTLIGNWSFVNEIQLSKPSSFSTKSAKNKFADEIEVLYDEIDSAYYGGSVHQISMLDGQFLHQQNIKGQGIQIAVLDGGFYNADVNPAFDSLWINQQILGTKDVVDLNSDFFSTNYHGMSVLSCMGGNIPGELIGTAPKASYWLIRSEDTGSEYIVEEDHWVVAAEFADSVGADIINSSLGYSEFDDPTTDHTYADMDGKTTRVTRAANIAASRGMLVFTSAGNERDDPWKRIVAPSDGDLVIGVGAVDKDLNPAFFTSAGPASDGDIKPNVSAMGYRTTLQLSNGVVGLASGTSFSSPVMAGMAACLWQYFPEKTALEIKDALEQSGSMAFTPDSLVGYGIPNMRTASMLLNPFSVPVYEKQNNWQVYPNPVNNYVVLQNKGTFSGKEIAIGLYSITGQIIQQWTKPGAQKIVLSDLPDLSNGMFVLKVNDGEKSETFKLNKSY, translated from the coding sequence ATGAAGTACGGCATTCTTTTTATCGTTTTTTTATTCTTCGCTATAATACACAGCCAGGCGCAAAATTATTATTGGATTGGTTTCACCGATAAAAATAATTCCGAATACTCCCTGTCAGCTCCCGAAGACTATCTCTCTGAACGGGCAATTGAACGAAGGACAAAACAAAACATTCCCATCGATTCGCTCGATTTGCCTGTAAATCAATCTTACATCGATTCTGTCCTCACCTTGGACGTCACGTTTTTTCATGCCTCAAAATGGTTAAACGGAATTACTGTAGTTACTGATTCGCTTCGGTTGGATACGCTGATTGGAAATTGGTCGTTTGTAAACGAAATTCAGTTAAGCAAACCTAGTTCTTTTTCCACTAAAAGTGCAAAGAACAAGTTTGCAGATGAAATTGAAGTTCTTTATGATGAAATTGATTCTGCTTATTACGGCGGTTCGGTGCACCAGATAAGTATGCTGGATGGACAGTTTTTACACCAGCAAAATATAAAAGGGCAGGGAATACAAATAGCAGTGCTGGACGGGGGATTTTATAATGCCGATGTTAATCCTGCATTTGATAGTTTGTGGATTAACCAACAAATACTTGGAACAAAAGATGTGGTGGATCTCAATTCTGATTTTTTCAGCACAAACTACCACGGAATGAGTGTGTTGTCCTGCATGGGTGGAAATATTCCCGGTGAGTTAATCGGAACAGCACCCAAGGCATCGTATTGGTTGATTCGTTCGGAGGATACCGGATCTGAATATATTGTGGAAGAAGATCATTGGGTGGTGGCGGCTGAATTTGCAGACAGTGTTGGCGCCGATATCATTAATTCATCGCTGGGGTATTCCGAGTTTGATGATCCAACAACCGATCATACGTATGCCGATATGGACGGCAAAACTACCCGTGTTACCCGCGCCGCTAATATCGCTGCATCGCGCGGAATGCTTGTGTTTACAAGTGCAGGGAATGAGCGCGACGACCCGTGGAAAAGAATAGTAGCTCCTTCGGATGGTGATTTGGTTATTGGTGTGGGAGCGGTTGATAAAGACTTAAATCCGGCCTTTTTTACCTCAGCCGGCCCGGCTTCCGATGGCGATATAAAACCAAATGTCTCTGCAATGGGATACCGCACTACGCTGCAACTGTCAAACGGCGTTGTTGGATTGGCAAGCGGTACTTCATTTTCGTCGCCGGTAATGGCAGGTATGGCAGCTTGTTTGTGGCAGTATTTTCCCGAAAAAACTGCCTTGGAAATTAAAGATGCTTTAGAGCAAAGCGGGAGCATGGCGTTTACTCCTGATTCGTTGGTGGGATATGGCATTCCGAATATGCGGACAGCATCGATGCTTCTCAATCCGTTTTCTGTTCCAGTTTACGAAAAACAGAACAATTGGCAGGTGTATCCCAATCCGGTGAATAACTATGTTGTTCTGCAAAACAAGGGTACTTTTTCGGGAAAAGAGATTGCCATCGGCTTGTATTCAATCACCGGTCAAATTATTCAGCAATGGACTAAACCGGGAGCTCAAAAAATTGTCTTATCGGACTTACCTGATTTATCAAACGGAATGTTTGTGCTTAAGGTAAATGACGGTGAAAAATCGGAAACTTTTAAGTTGAATAAAAGTTATTAA
- a CDS encoding DUF2007 domain-containing protein, whose protein sequence is MTDYDGLIKLFTGGDVIIARIKQELELEGINSLVKDRFKQGLAAGYGDGVPSAIDLFVTEEDYDKAIQIVKALTEE, encoded by the coding sequence ATGACAGATTATGATGGATTAATAAAATTGTTTACAGGAGGTGATGTAATTATAGCCCGAATAAAACAAGAATTGGAACTGGAAGGAATTAACTCTTTGGTAAAAGACAGATTTAAGCAGGGACTCGCTGCAGGTTATGGAGATGGTGTGCCATCTGCCATCGATCTTTTTGTGACCGAGGAAGATTACGATAAAGCCATTCAGATTGTTAAAGCTTTAACAGAAGAATAA